The following coding sequences lie in one Clostridia bacterium genomic window:
- a CDS encoding DUF4258 domain-containing protein: MAEDKILFEVVSKLGKKVRITKEYWQRITSIKHPRMKGQERAVIETLRSPTEVRQSKSDPAVYLYYRPEGKYFMTVVVKHLNGEGFIVTAYVTEKVKEGTRVRKR, from the coding sequence ATGGCAGAGGATAAAATTCTGTTCGAAGTTGTTTCCAAGCTAGGCAAGAAAGTAAGGATTACAAAGGAATACTGGCAGAGGATTACATCTATTAAGCATCCTAGAATGAAGGGACAGGAACGGGCTGTAATAGAAACCTTACGATCGCCTACAGAAGTCAGACAAAGTAAGTCCGATCCTGCTGTGTACTTATACTACCGCCCGGAAGGCAAATACTTTATGACGGTAGTAGTAAAGCATCTGAATGGAGAAGGCTTTATTGTAACCGCTTATGTGACTGAGAAGGTCAAGGAGGGAACCAGGGTACGGAAAAGATAA
- a CDS encoding DUF2283 domain-containing protein, which yields MRVIIDRAANTLHVWFDDPASEYISEETGEEIILVKNEAGKVIGFEKINYLPASEIKIPAIEAEIV from the coding sequence ATAAGGGTGATTATAGATCGAGCGGCCAATACGCTCCATGTGTGGTTTGATGATCCCGCAAGCGAATATATTTCCGAAGAGACTGGAGAAGAAATAATCCTCGTTAAAAACGAGGCAGGAAAAGTGATAGGTTTTGAAAAAATAAACTACCTCCCTGCTTCGGAAATAAAAATTCCCGCCATAGAAGCGGAGATCGTGTAA